In Chiroxiphia lanceolata isolate bChiLan1 chromosome 2, bChiLan1.pri, whole genome shotgun sequence, a single genomic region encodes these proteins:
- the PDE9A gene encoding high affinity cGMP-specific 3',5'-cyclic phosphodiesterase 9A isoform X3, translating to MREEMAARSSRTNCPCKYSFLDENKRPAPRRDVPSYPKYMLSQETIEALRKPTFDVWLWEPNEMLSCLEHMYHDLGLVKDFNINPITLKRWLLCIHDNYRNNPFHNFRHCFCVTQMMYSMISLCRLQEKFSQIDILILMTAAVCHDLDHPGYNNTYQINARTELAVRYNDISPLENHHCAVAFQIISQPEYNIFSNVDQDQFKQIRQGIITLILATDMARHAEILDSFKEKMENFDYSNEEHMTCLKMVLIKCCDISNEVRPMEVAEPWVDCLLEEYFMQSDREKSEGLPVAPFMDRDKVTKPTAQIGFLKFVLIPMFETVTKLFPEVEEVMLQPLWESRDHYEGLKQIDDAMKELQKQKSESLTAGSTEK from the exons gACTAACTGTCCCTGCAAGTACAGCTTTTTGGATGAAAACAAGAGACCGGCTCCCCGGCGGGATGTACCATCCTACCCAAAG TACATGCTGTCCCAAGAGACCATCGAAGCACTTCGGAAACCAACCTTTGACGTCTGGCTGTGGGAGCCCAATGAG ATGCTGAGCTGTTTGGAACACATGTACCACGACCTCGGGCTGGTAAAAGACTTCAACATCAATCCTATCACGTTAAAGAGGTGGTTG ctgtgtATTCATGACAATTACAGAAACAACCCCTTCCACAATTTCCGGCACTGCTTCTGCGTGACCCAGATGATGTACAGCATGATCTCGCTCTGCAGACTCCAG GAGAAATTTTCCCAGATTGACATCTTGATTCTCATGACTGCAGCAGTATGCCATGACTTGGACCATCCAGGCTATAACAACAC CTACCAGATAAACGCGCGGACCGAGCTCGCCGTGCGTTACAACGACATCTCCCCGCTGGAGAACCACCACTGTGCCGTGGCCTTCCAGATCATTTCCCAGCCAGAATACAACATTTTCTCCAACGTCGACCAGGACCAATTCAAACAGATAAGACAG GGGATAATTACATTAATCCTGGCTACAGACATGGCGAGACATGCAGAAATACTGGActctttcaaggaaaaaatggaaaattttgaTTACTCAAATGAAGAACACATGACCTGT CTGAAGATGGTGCTGATAAAATGCTGTGATATCTCCAACGAAGTCCGCCCGATGGAAGTAGCGGAGCCCTGGGTGGATTGTTTACTAGAGGAGTATTTTATGCAG AGCGACCGAGAAAAATCCGAGGGGCTTCCAGTGGCGCCGTTCATGGACCGCGACAAAGTGACCAAGCCCACGGCACAGATCGGCTTCCTGAAGTTCGTCCTCATCCCCATGTTTGAAACAGTAACAAAG CTATTCCCAGAAGTGGAGGAGGTGATGCTCCAACCCCTGTGGGAGTCCAGGGACCACTACGAGGGATTAAAACAGATAGATGATGCTATGAAAGAG